A stretch of the uncultured Desulfobacter sp. genome encodes the following:
- a CDS encoding sugar nucleotide-binding protein, producing the protein MKVVILAAGKTNYILKNEKIPKCLLKLNSETVIERQIRILNDFGVVNNDIFVVVGYKQELIKNTLQKDIRVIANEFFDTYDNTYSLYLGLKNIEEDVVVIDGDIVFDDKDLKKLLACEKDILSIKKTDNRYGETGVVIDDSGKVTQIGKHIENLEYCYTGIMKLLPDTVNELINKIEQGYYNTWYSIPLNEILRKCQINAMMFDKLVMDINNANDYDIIKKYLHVDNELILVTGASGLLGNKLYHILKRNHNCIGIQNTSSLEDLDNLDLSDLELLESYLKIKKPTTIIHTAALADPDTCKENRELAERINIELVNNLCKLSKDMKIKFIFISTDYVFDGKLNKEYDLDAQRNPLNYYGATKVEAEDLVLKHKDSLIIRIPIIFGYNHENDKRTFVKKTIEKLRANQEIRLDNKQVRYPTLIDEIAFEIEKNLKTKGILHISSPSPTTKYKWAKQIAKIYKLDESLIHENIDSCLKDRPSKIRLKTKNECQLSELEDTLQIMHNQQSCAFKLLYKGRANEVIYGKNVGSYRFNLGEMLKSAVPENVIDEIDSIMPVPSSGLYYAMGLAKGLKKPYVESLIKPDKKVRTFQIADIVSRERHIREKIYPIQELIRGKNIMLVDEAIFTGITLKVVCDMVKACGAGKIYIAIPTSLSKNKCHSYVQPNRDLLSQEYDETNIHRYFKIDGVFFQNSDTFIESMKDIDCVCYNCFV; encoded by the coding sequence ATGAAAGTTGTAATTTTAGCAGCAGGAAAAACAAATTACATATTAAAGAACGAAAAAATCCCAAAATGCTTATTAAAATTAAACAGTGAAACTGTTATTGAACGCCAGATAAGAATTTTAAATGACTTTGGTGTCGTCAATAACGATATATTTGTAGTCGTTGGTTATAAACAAGAGTTGATCAAAAATACCCTACAAAAAGATATAAGAGTAATTGCAAATGAATTTTTTGATACTTATGACAATACATATAGTTTGTATTTAGGTCTCAAAAATATTGAAGAAGACGTTGTTGTTATAGATGGGGATATTGTATTTGATGATAAAGACTTAAAGAAATTATTAGCTTGTGAAAAAGATATCCTATCGATTAAAAAAACAGATAACCGATATGGTGAAACCGGAGTTGTAATTGATGATTCCGGCAAAGTGACCCAAATAGGCAAGCACATAGAAAACTTGGAATACTGCTATACCGGGATCATGAAACTATTACCTGATACGGTTAATGAATTAATTAATAAAATAGAACAAGGCTATTACAATACATGGTATTCAATACCGTTAAATGAAATTCTAAGAAAATGTCAAATTAATGCAATGATGTTCGATAAACTGGTTATGGACATTAATAATGCAAATGATTATGACATAATTAAAAAATACCTGCATGTTGATAATGAGTTAATACTGGTAACAGGAGCATCAGGATTATTAGGGAACAAATTATATCATATACTAAAAAGAAACCATAATTGCATAGGCATACAAAACACATCATCTTTAGAAGATTTGGATAATCTTGATTTGTCAGATCTGGAATTATTGGAATCATACCTGAAAATTAAAAAGCCGACTACTATAATTCATACCGCTGCCCTCGCAGATCCTGATACCTGTAAAGAAAACAGAGAATTGGCTGAACGGATTAATATTGAACTAGTAAACAATCTGTGCAAACTATCCAAAGATATGAAAATAAAATTTATCTTCATATCAACGGACTATGTTTTCGATGGAAAATTAAATAAAGAATATGATTTAGATGCCCAAAGAAACCCTCTAAATTATTATGGCGCGACTAAAGTAGAAGCAGAAGACCTTGTATTAAAACATAAAGATTCACTAATTATAAGAATACCTATCATTTTTGGCTATAATCATGAAAATGACAAGAGAACATTTGTTAAAAAAACTATTGAAAAGTTGAGAGCTAACCAGGAAATCCGGCTGGATAATAAACAAGTGAGATATCCGACATTAATTGATGAAATAGCATTTGAAATTGAAAAGAATCTGAAAACCAAAGGGATACTCCATATTTCAAGTCCAAGCCCAACTACTAAATATAAGTGGGCAAAACAAATTGCAAAAATCTATAAACTGGATGAAAGCTTAATACACGAAAATATAGATTCATGCTTAAAAGACAGGCCATCTAAAATAAGATTAAAAACAAAAAATGAATGTCAATTGTCTGAGTTGGAAGATACGCTGCAAATAATGCACAATCAGCAATCTTGTGCATTTAAATTACTTTATAAAGGCAGAGCAAATGAAGTGATTTACGGTAAAAATGTCGGCAGCTATAGGTTTAACCTTGGAGAGATGCTAAAAAGCGCTGTTCCGGAAAATGTAATTGATGAAATAGATTCTATTATGCCGGTTCCTTCATCTGGCTTGTACTATGCAATGGGATTGGCAAAGGGATTAAAAAAGCCTTATGTTGAGAGTCTTATAAAGCCGGACAAAAAGGTGAGGACCTTTCAAATTGCAGATATTGTTTCAAGAGAAAGGCATATTAGAGAAAAGATTTATCCTATTCAGGAATTAATTAGAGGAAAAAACATTATGCTTGTGGATGAGGCTATATTCACAGGTATAACGCTTAAAGTTGTATGTGATATGGTTAAAGCCTGTGGCGCAGGTAAAATATATATAGCTATTCCCACCTCTCTTTCTAAAAATAAATGTCATAGTTATGTTCAGCCCAACAGAGACCTGTTATCCCAGGAATATGATGAAACTAATATTCACAGGTATTTTAAAATAGATGGCGTATTCTTTCAGAATAGTGACACTTTTATTGAATCAATGAAAGACATAGATTGTGTATGTTATAATTGTTTTGTGTGA
- a CDS encoding 6-hydroxymethylpterin diphosphokinase MptE-like protein, translating to MKYYIFGAGSNVFGVLKFFGLENIIAIIDNDKDKTGRQLKGLDIISFNDLLKKYNNEMIIISVINYYKGIKNQLEEKGITNYYCSPKMIESYYKISEICNWLKSINRKIIFYDINPWSIRYCQLLKQNNMAYLVKGFYVGDSKVKGIKQELVEKNKIDSTDIIIKTGKNQQIDLKNEVYDLFNFHETHSFVKQNENLELYKFKNLYDGQKCFIIGNGPSLLHEDLEKIEKSSFISFGCNRIYKIYKTTKWRADYYCVVDLRLIDAIKDDIQTPVAKKGTFAKEFYYDALESINHLGDLYRFKELWQDVNNEEFKFTDDIRKGIYQGFTVTYVMLQIAVYMGFKEIYLLGVDFTFVAKQDGKQHFYDNDNVDVFDPIVVKNLYKNDLLKAYRAAKRYADNSEIKIFNATRGGELEVFERVSFDSIC from the coding sequence ATGAAATATTATATTTTTGGAGCCGGCAGCAATGTATTTGGGGTTCTGAAGTTTTTTGGATTAGAAAATATTATTGCAATCATTGATAACGACAAGGATAAGACAGGAAGACAATTAAAAGGATTGGATATCATTTCGTTCAATGATTTACTTAAAAAATATAATAACGAGATGATAATTATATCAGTCATAAACTATTATAAAGGGATTAAAAATCAACTCGAAGAAAAGGGGATAACCAATTATTATTGCAGCCCGAAAATGATTGAGTCCTATTATAAAATCAGCGAAATATGCAATTGGCTGAAGAGCATTAATAGAAAGATTATTTTTTACGACATCAATCCATGGTCAATCCGGTATTGCCAATTGCTGAAACAAAACAATATGGCATATTTAGTAAAGGGCTTCTATGTTGGCGATAGTAAGGTTAAAGGGATAAAGCAGGAATTGGTGGAAAAGAACAAAATCGACTCAACAGATATCATAATCAAAACAGGAAAGAACCAACAGATTGATTTGAAAAACGAAGTATATGATTTGTTTAATTTTCATGAGACGCATTCTTTTGTAAAACAAAATGAAAACTTAGAGCTATATAAATTTAAGAATCTATATGACGGACAAAAATGCTTTATTATAGGAAATGGACCAAGTCTATTGCATGAAGACTTAGAAAAGATTGAAAAAAGCAGCTTTATTTCATTTGGGTGCAACAGAATTTATAAAATATATAAAACTACAAAATGGAGAGCGGACTACTATTGTGTTGTTGATTTAAGACTGATTGATGCTATTAAAGACGACATACAAACACCTGTTGCGAAAAAGGGAACATTCGCGAAGGAATTCTATTATGACGCTTTAGAAAGTATTAACCACCTTGGTGACCTTTATAGATTTAAGGAGTTATGGCAAGATGTAAATAACGAAGAGTTTAAGTTCACAGATGATATCAGGAAAGGAATTTATCAAGGTTTTACTGTTACATATGTGATGTTGCAAATTGCTGTATACATGGGATTTAAGGAGATATATTTACTAGGAGTGGATTTTACATTTGTTGCAAAGCAAGATGGAAAGCAACATTTTTATGACAATGATAATGTGGATGTTTTCGATCCTATAGTAGTTAAGAATCTATATAAAAATGATTTGTTAAAAGCATATAGAGCTGCAAAAAGATATGCAGACAATTCTGAAATTAAAATTTTTAATGCAACACGCGGTGGTGAGTTAGAAGTCTTTGAAAGAGTGAGTTTTGACAGCATATGTTGA
- a CDS encoding NTP transferase domain-containing protein, with amino-acid sequence MKAIILAAGRGKRLEQHTKGLPKCLLKLGNEAILSREIRLLQEAGISKKNIYVVGGYKYEQLLDVSPNLIINELFDVKDNAYSLGLALESVFDDDVIILDADLCFEKELLLQIINCPRKNVLLSIASGDLHESTGIKLSDDNTVKAVGKQYKNTGYVYISIFKIAKEIIVDFREKLLENRSSETWYTLAITQLCDTHKFYNLVTNSKWHEIDFIEDYHQTKQMFNLH; translated from the coding sequence ATGAAAGCAATTATATTAGCGGCAGGGCGCGGAAAAAGATTGGAACAGCACACAAAAGGACTGCCAAAGTGTTTGCTGAAACTGGGCAATGAAGCAATTTTGTCAAGAGAAATCAGGCTGTTGCAGGAAGCGGGAATCAGTAAAAAAAATATATATGTTGTAGGAGGATATAAATATGAGCAGCTTCTTGATGTTAGTCCTAATCTAATAATTAATGAATTGTTTGATGTTAAAGATAATGCCTATAGCCTTGGGCTTGCACTTGAAAGTGTTTTTGATGACGATGTGATTATTTTAGATGCAGACTTGTGCTTTGAAAAAGAACTACTTTTACAGATAATTAATTGTCCGCGTAAGAACGTACTGTTAAGTATAGCATCAGGTGATTTACATGAAAGTACAGGCATTAAACTATCTGACGACAACACTGTGAAAGCCGTCGGCAAACAGTACAAAAATACAGGGTATGTATATATCAGCATCTTTAAGATAGCAAAAGAAATCATAGTAGATTTCAGAGAAAAACTGCTCGAAAATAGAAGCTCAGAAACATGGTATACATTAGCGATTACTCAATTGTGTGATACACATAAGTTTTATAATTTGGTAACAAACAGCAAATGGCATGAGATTGATTTTATTGAAGACTATCATCAAACAAAGCAGATGTTTAATTTGCACTAA
- a CDS encoding LicD family protein, with translation MFNQKYVSGNAVIKLSTHQLRKLQLTELEMLIELDRICNKCNIKYNIIGGTLLGAIRHGGFIPWDDDADVAMMRNEYEKFREACKVELDASRFYFQDYRNTKGYRWSYGKIRRKNTLFLRKNQEHMPYGQEVFIDVFPIDKAPDNDLHRKIYNFHLFCIRKILWSAIGRYSEQNLCIKYLYKLLYLIPRSTTIKHYERYINKINSQNYKRARFVLMPCPNKTYGYYLDWFKHSSEYEFEGIKLKGIKDYKEFLTFEFGNYMKFPPVEKRKVHPVSKLKLL, from the coding sequence ATGTTTAATCAAAAATATGTTTCAGGTAACGCGGTGATAAAATTAAGCACGCACCAACTTCGCAAGCTCCAGTTAACTGAATTAGAGATGCTTATAGAGTTGGATAGAATATGCAACAAATGCAATATTAAATACAATATTATCGGCGGGACTTTACTCGGAGCAATACGACATGGAGGATTCATTCCATGGGATGATGACGCAGATGTTGCTATGATGAGAAATGAGTATGAAAAGTTCAGAGAAGCCTGTAAAGTTGAACTTGACGCCTCAAGATTTTATTTCCAAGACTATAGAAACACCAAAGGGTACAGGTGGAGTTATGGAAAAATAAGAAGAAAAAACACATTGTTTCTCAGAAAAAATCAGGAACATATGCCCTATGGACAAGAAGTTTTTATAGATGTATTTCCCATAGATAAAGCTCCAGATAATGATTTACATAGAAAAATATATAACTTTCATCTGTTTTGTATCAGAAAAATCTTATGGTCTGCCATAGGAAGATATTCAGAGCAGAATTTGTGTATCAAATATTTATATAAACTATTATATCTTATTCCAAGAAGCACTACGATTAAGCATTATGAACGATATATAAATAAGATAAACTCCCAAAATTATAAGCGTGCTCGTTTTGTCTTAATGCCATGCCCAAATAAAACATATGGTTATTATTTAGATTGGTTTAAGCATTCATCAGAATATGAATTTGAAGGAATAAAGTTAAAAGGAATTAAAGATTACAAAGAATTTTTAACGTTTGAATTTGGTAATTATATGAAATTTCCTCCGGTTGAGAAAAGGAAGGTTCACCCGGTTTCAAAGCTTAAATTGTTATGA